The following proteins are encoded in a genomic region of Nicotiana sylvestris chromosome 4, ASM39365v2, whole genome shotgun sequence:
- the LOC104243776 gene encoding dirigent protein 24-like, with translation MVKFSQFCSKTFQFTFCILLLTLSFDIATSARILDEVSSDEPVVAPVVASATTLPSGHFPATVTAPDSNPAPIEDDDSSIPANTVAPSADFPTEPEPDTAPVVSPAAPVAPVADATTNTGAAPVTNVAPEAAATSGATVANPIPEGHSTFSFFMHDILGGTHPSGRVVTGIVANTDANNLPFSKANNQVFPIDGGVPLNNINNIVNSNNYPFLVGLNGQQQSNTVLQNTGNNNIVDSGDNQPFVTAGQLPTGLSLQQLMFGSITVVDNEITEGHELGSAILGRAQGFYLTSSSDGTSHTLALTTLFHGQHEHEVEDTISFFGIHRTATPISHIAIIGGTGKYENAKGYATIETLPHVDQHTTDGVETITHFTVYITP, from the coding sequence ATGGTCAAATTTTCCCAATTCTGCTCTAAAACATTCCAATTCACCTTCTGCATTTTGCTATTAACCCTCTCATTTGACATTGCTACTTCAGCGAGGATCTTGGATGAAGTGAGCTCAGATGAACCTGTTGTGGCTCCTGTGGTGGCCTCGGCCACCACATTGCCAAGTGGCCACTTTCCAGCCACAGTCACCGCTCCTGATTCGAACCCGGCACCTATAGAGGATGATGATTCTTCTATTCCTGCAAACACTGTGGCTCCTTCAGCTGATTTTCCAACCGAACCCGAGCCTGATACAGCTCCTGTCGTTTCCCCTGCTGCTCCAGTGGCTCCTGTTGCTGACGCAACAACAAACACTGGAGCAGCACCTGTTACCAATGTGGCACCAGAAGCCGCTGCTACGTCTGGTGCCACAGTGGCAAATCCTATTCCAGAGGGCCACTCAACGTTCTCATTCTTCATGCATGACATACTTGGCGGTACACACCCGTCAGGAAGAGTGGTCACTGGAATTGTAGCCAACACAGATGCCAACAATTTACCTTTCTCAAAAGCAAACAACCAAGTCTTCCCAATCGACGGTGGTGTTCCCCTCAACAACATCAACAACATCGTCAACAGCAACAATTATCCTTTCCTAGTAGGTCTCAACGGACAACAACAATCCAACACTGTCCTACAAAACACAGGCAACAACAACATTGTCGACAGCGGGGACAATCAACCTTTTGTCACAGCCGGGCAACTCCCTACTGGCTTGTCCCTTCAACAACTCATGTTCGGGTCAATTACTGTGGTGGACAATGAAATAACAGAAGGACATGAATTGGGATCAGCTATTCTTGGTAGAGCACAAGGATTTTACTTGACGAGTTCTTCGGATGGGACGAGTCATACTTTAGCTTTAACAACATTGTTCCATGGACAACATGAACATGAAGTGGAAGATACCATTAGTTTCTTTGGAATTCACAGGACCGCAACGCCAATTTCTCATATTGCTATTATTGGAGGTACTGGAAAATATGAGAATGCCAAAGGGTATGCTACAATTGAAACTCTGCCTCATGTGGATCAACATACAACTGATGGTGTTGAAACTATTACTCACTTCACTGTGTACATTACCCCTTAA